Genomic segment of Anopheles darlingi chromosome X, idAnoDarlMG_H_01, whole genome shotgun sequence:
agaagcataagCATAACTCATTCTTCAAAATCACCAGATTAGGTTAGTGAATATGGTTAGGTTAGATATGCCACATGGAGACCGATCTGCATATGTTTAATAGAAGAGGTTTAAACTTCACCCAGTAAGTACAACCGTCTGCTGTGCGAAGCTTTgcaccttttctttttttcgataGATGGCAAACAGAAACGGTATGCAAGGGCTATGTACATGAcctaaaataaaaatacacaCATTCGCACCAACCGTGTACTACCCCTCTTGCTCCTATGGCGAGTGATTGAGAATGCACTCAATAGATTAAGAAACACAAGAGAGCAGGAGATAGATAGAGATAGATGGATAGGGatagcgaagaagaaagaaagagatagaaaaatAGAACATTACACAGCAAAACATAATATCCCATCGGTAGTAAGTGTAATAAGCATTTTAGCATTTTATTTGCTTGATCGAATGTCGATGCGTGTATTCTTGGGTATACTTGGTACTAACGGCATGTGCAGGCGTGTTCGCGCACGCATATCCAGTTCTTATAATTTATACAAAACCGTTTACAATAAAAGAGGACATGTAAATTACCAATAACATTTACAATAAGAAAGTAGacgaaaatgattttatttatttgcgaAAATTGActttatttgccaaatgttGAGCTCTTACAAAACTGTTGTCGAACTACACAAGTGTTGCAAGGGTTTTCGTGGGCTGAGAGTCGGGCACGAAATCACCaaatgatggtgctgttgtacGATACCTCCTAGGACATGAAGAGAGTATTCAAAATAATTctcaaaagaagaaagatcCTTCGAAATCTACACATCCAGacaaagcaaaaaggaaaaaccaagTGAAATCGCTGTAAATGTTCAAACATGTACTCTGCCAAACTGAAATCGGCAATGCCAGAATTCAATTCGGATAAATAGAAATATACACAAATTTAATTATAGTGGTATGACAAGAAAATGAAGGGCATAGAAGATAGATTTAGTGAtatgaaaataagaaaagcCTCCACTTCTTCACTACACAAGATTGGTACATGGAACCCCTCGTCCCCCTCCCATTCCTTTAGATTTCTtctttccatctctttctctgatGGTATACCTGCGAAAAGTCACGAACAATTGTTAGAAAGAACAATGAACTCAGAAGAAAtgtaacattaaaaaaaaacttgatgTTTTTACTCTTCCACGATTAATTATGTATACTTtgtaaatattaaatttgtGATAATCCCTGGGTGTGACGCACAGCAGGAACATTAATTAGTTAATGAAGTAAACAATAGTAACAGGTAAGTCTTCACACTTTGGGTCGAAATGTTAATTAGAAAAATAATGGAAACAAACTAAAGGTCCTGGCACACTGGATCCAAAATTTTCCACATAATGCGCACGCTATACGACAGCGCGATTATCGCGGAGAGACCAAAATCCATAAGCCGGTGCTAAAAGGAGCGTAAACCGAGCGGCGTGACAATTACGCTCTCGTATAGCAGTCGCTTAAGACGGGATAGACAAAAACTGTAACctaaattcaaaatgaaatgccaAAAGCGTAAGCTTTTTGAGCATTACGCTACAGTTTACACGAGATTTAAGGATCTTGTACCACAGGTTTTATaataaatatttgcacaaCACTGCACTCAAATGCTAGGCTTGCTTGTGGCGGTGACCGGTGTAAACGCAAGTGCCGCATCCTATGTGTGGCAGCCTTGAAGCCTGCCACACACAGCACGCGTTACTCGCGGCCGACTTGTGATCTATACTCCggaaaccaaattgagtgattttgaaaaaaaaaaaacttgaccAATATCGGATATCACAGAAAACCTCTGATGTTCGATATTGAAGCAGTTTGACATGTGATGTTGGACAACTGAGAGTTTGATATTGGACTACTTTTGAACCCATGAAACTAAACGTAAACGGATGAACTTCTGGAGAGCTTTTAAGGCGGGGCCAAAAGTTTtcttaaaaaacgaaaaaaagtcGACCGCCGAAATTTCGGACCGACgatcttctgtctgtctcattccctccccgttctaGCTCGCTctgccgtcatcgtcgtaggttgTGATTTATCGGGTAATGTTTTTCTGCGTTGTGTATGGATGTGggtgaatgaatgtgtatgaagtggaatgatgttaaggagatgataggaCTGGGGATGGAAATttctaacacgcaacacatTGAACTAACTATTTTACTGATGACCCCATtgacaaaatgtatgcaaccgggtcacCGGAAATTGTTCTGCCGGCGGGTCGCTTAAGCGTTAgcgacccggttgcatacctttctgcCAATGGGgatcaaatcacggtgtcgcatccagattcgaacaaagttcggcaCGATTTCAAGCGCAATCGTCATGGCGCTGATGAACgtggccgaaagtattgccgtctcatcagccatctcgttcgcgctcacacacaattctgcaaatggcgctttcgcatagcgctgtttcatcggatgtcgcgctcactcctacagtgagcatacggaATCGTGAGTTCCATGGTTTCTGGGGTTGGactttagaaaacaaatcataaacgggaaaacatggaaagcgctagaatggcatggaaaggcatggaagggcatgaagggcAGCAAGGAAATAACAcatttaaacaaattaatgtttcatactctattctgtaaccgggccgtatAGCTAGTTTTGTAATAATAGATAGTAATAATAGAGACGGTTGCATTCATTTTGCATTCGGGGACAAGCCAGAAAGAAGTCCGCAGTTGCCGCATCTGCCGCAAGTAACGCGTGATATGTGTGGTAGGCTTTAGTGTATCTGTCATCCTCACGTCGTCCGTCGTGTAAACTTGCACTTGCGACAACGATGATATGCGCCATCACGCATCCAGCTAGTGAGGAACCGAGGTGGTGAGAACCCGTACTGCGCGTGGTGTCCTCGTGCCAGCAAATTATATATTTCTGTGTTTTGTGAACGGAAAACTGTAGCATGGGCTGGTGAAGAAAAACGTTGCTCTACTTTGCGATACCCAGCACAGTGCTTAACAGCGCATGTGGTCGGTAGGAGAGTGAAAAAGTGTATGTTCCCTGCCTGGAGGGCGCTTGTGTCGTTTCGTGGTGTATCCGCGGTGTGGCGTAGCAGACTATATTATTGCAATATCTTACGCGCGTCTCTAGAGTGACATAGAGGCGCTGGATAGGAGTTTACCGTGGATGGTCGTGCATTCTGGCGTAGTAAGTGGCCATAGTTGCTTTTCATAAATCTCATTCCTTACCCGGTATTCTGGCGTGTGTAgacaggaaaaagggaaaaaagatgTATTTGTATACAGCTATTTCACTCACACGAGAGGAAGGAATATATGCGCAAAATGTGAGGATGCTCTAGATGAGCTCATTGCCCATGACAGTGTTGCCGTTCATGGCCCGTAACCAGCACACGGTTTGTAAGGGGTTGAGGGGCTTTGTAGAGGGCAGGGtgtggggggcgggggggctATCTTTTTAtttgggttttgtttctcCGTAAACAGCAGTAACATCTTAGCTTTCTAAATCAAAGCTTGCAATCAAAGCAATCAGTGCTTTTCCGATTACCATACCGATTCAGCGGTGTTCTCGGAGTCAGTTAATAAAATAAGGGGGATAATAactgaaagagagaaaaaaagaaaaaaaaagtagaaaaacaGATAGGATGagtcacaccaacacacatgcacaggcCAGAAGTAGTTgttgcatgtgtgcgtgtgtatgatcAAAACAATAAGCCAGCGAGAGCGCAGAAGAAAGACTTTTACGACGaagcggttggttggtgtggtgtgtgcgaaATGCATTAAGAACTGATGAGCTCTTGGTAGGATTCTAAAATTTCGGCTGTCCTAGGTGTCTTCCTCGCTATTTGGTattctgttcgtttttttaCACCCCGGCGGAGGGCACATTATGCTTCCTTACTCATAGCCTAGAGCCTCGAGTCACTTTTCCAATAATCCAAtctccttttttctcctccaCAAGTGTAGATCGCACCCCGTCGACCTGCTATTTGGCTGTTAATAATTGGTAGAGCAGCGGGTAAGTGTTGGTTGGGATAGGAGATTGTGTACAATGGCGCTGTGTGATCACCGTGAATGGTTAACttacttatttttcttatCCCGCTTACCGCATTTCATACAGCCTGATCTGCTGAATCGCTGCTCGAGGAAGCTCGGTGGCAAGCACGGTCGAAGCCTCCTGGTCGCCCCCACGAAATTCACCAGGCATCGGGTCAACGTACCGCGCGTACAATCAACCTTTCAAGCAAGCGCAGGGGGTGGCATCATCAATCAAAGTGCACGTGCATTGCTAGCTGATCGAAAGCTCCAAACCTGCTAGCCTGCAAGTCTGCCCTGCTGCCTTTCATTCTATTCCGGAATGTCGAGTCCGATAGAGTGCTCTGTACAGTCGGCCATCAGGAGTGACACGATAACGGCTCTGGCGGGCAATACGTGCCACTTTTATCGCCTCGGTTGCTGCCGGTTTGGCAGCACCTGCCGCTTCGTGCACTCGTTCGACAGCTATAGTGGTGAGCTTATTGCGGGTGGCGATGCGCCAGCCGGTACGATGGGCCCGAATGAGTCGAATCCACTGTCGGCCAACACAATCACCAGCTTAGGCACACCGGTAGCAGATGCAACAGTACATAAGGTGAAGTCCGGTGTTGctaaccaccagcaaccaatcACCGGTAGCCATTATGAGAGTGCAAAGCCAGAGGCgtccgatgcagcagcaccagcagcgctatcaccaccaccaccaccgtcggttGGAGATCGCACGCACTGCCGTGCCGCATCGGAGGTGGAACCAAAGCGCATCCCACCGTCGCCACTGGATCCGTCGATATGGATCAAGGCACCCGTGTTTGTACCGCGTTCGCGGGTAAACGATGACGCTGGCGCAGCCGCCTCGCCACCGGTCGCAGGTCTTCCTCTGCCACAGACGTCCGCAAACGCCACGATCGATCTCGAACGACAGCCAGCAGAACCGGAGGAGGACACCGGCTGTACCAGCGATGATGGTGCCTGCGCCGTCTCTACCCTCTCGTACGCCAGCATCGTCAAGCAGAAGGACAACCACAATGGCTCCGGGCTGGTTATCTCGGCCAACACCCAGCTGTGTACGTACTTTGAGCGTCACGGGTACTGTCCGCTCGACGACTGCTGTTCCGTGCACGGAGAGCTGTGCGAGCTATGTGGCAAATACGCCCTGCACCCGATgaaccaggagcagcagcgcaagcACAACGCGGAGTGCATCAAGCAGCACGAGCTCGATATGGAGCACTCGTTCGCGGTGCAGCGATCACGCGACAAAACGTGTGGCGTCTGTCTGGAAATTATCCTGGAGAAGCCGCCCCGTGAGCAGCGTTTCGGCATTCTGCCCAACTGTAATCACATCTTCTGTCTGGAGTGTATCCGAACCTGGCGCAAAATGTCAAACTTTGAGAACAATATCAAACGGTAAGCGTGTGATCGCGGGGCATCGCATGATCGTTCCTTCCTTTAACCTCACTTTCTTCTATCGTTcgtatcgtttcgtttcgtttcgtttcgtttcgtttcgtttcgtttcgttttgctgttCCGACTGACCCTGGTTTTCACAGCGGCTGTCCGACTTGCCGCACGCCGTCCGACTTTGTATGTCCCAGCTTCGTCTGGGTGGAGTCgggcgaggaaaaggaaaggctGATCGTGGACTACAAGAAGGCGTGCAACTCGACCGATTGCAAACACTTCCGCAAGGGGGCCGGTACGTGCCCGTTCGGCAATCGATGCTTCTACCGACATGCCACACCAGACGGCGAGTTGGTCGATGTGGGGGCCCCATCCCGTAGGCACGGCGATATACGCGGTCAGATCCGGCGCAACAACCACGTCCAGCTGCAAGTAAGCAAACCATGATATGGAGCCCGTTTTGGGTTTTGGCAGGGTAGGGCAGTAGCCTCGCCCTGTCTTTGTCTGCTAACCACTGCGTACTTACACCAACAATCCTCCACTTTCTTTCCCATCCCACCGTCACATCTAACCGCGTGTTCTTCGTTGCTGcagaacttttttttccatatACTTAATCAACGAAGCATGCTGCTGGACGACTTCGTGACGTATCTGCTGTCCGATGACGAAGAGTCCGAAGGTTCCGATTTTTATGACTTCGAGTTCTAGGTACGGAGAGGTACGTGTGCTGCAGGCTATCGGtttttgctggtttgtggTCGGTTCGTTACGCATTCCCATAACTCTGCAAGAACAAAatcacacatatacacacatgAACACTCAGTCAAGCAACACTCGCATACGTACCACGGCGGCCGCGGGAGTCTTGCATGGAAAACCACCCGCCAAGGAACCGTTTCGGGCAGGTTTCAATTCGGATGATTCTGGGCCGGTAGGAAGTGGCCGATCGTGATCAAACCGTGAAATATTGCAGtaccacaccaccgccacaatcACCACTACAACCACCGTTGGATTCGATAAACGTTAGAACAATTGCCACTGCCTTCGGCtaacttttcccttttcgcccTATCTCACAATCTATCCTTCTTTCTATCCTTACCCTTTTGCACCCAGCGTGCCCAACCCTATGCGCAATTACTGTGGGAATTGCTCTTCCTTAAGTAACAACATGTAAGAAATAGTTGATATCCCAATCTCTGTTAGAATCAACTTGTACCAGGTCTCAGTCAGTAAAGTGTTTCAGCGTACTCAGCACTACCTCATACCCATTTGCTGTCATAACATCGTATAACGTCTAAACAACGTACCCGTTTGCCCATTGCTCCCATCCTATATCCGACGAACCCTTCCCAAACAATCGGAAAGTCTCGATCTTTGCGTTCTATATATAACGAAATCAATCGCACACGCGTTACCAAATGCTTGATTTACTTCCTACGGCAGAGCAGAAAGGGATTTTCTTGTTTAGGTGGATTTGGGCAGTTTATTTGAATTGTCCTCTCAACGAGTAAGACCACCAGTTTTATGCTCTTGATATTTTTAACTAGCACATAGTATACCTTCTTCGCCTTAAAACAGATCTTTAAACGAGCGCTGGACGCGATTGCACCAGTGTCGGACCGATGTTTGCGGTTTGGtttaggggaggggtgaggggatTGCACCAGAAACAGTTATTTATTTTAACGAACTACGGATTAAACTGCAAGAATtggggaagaagaggagatttttgaaatgatgaaatattaaacaaaaaaccgaattATGGCAGCAATTCCGAGGAAGCGGCGCAGAAGAAACATATTATTTGCCCTTCGCACCTCTGTGTTGAAACCCATCGAaggcaaaaacaaatcacTGCTCTTCCGTTAGATAATGAGTTCCGCTGGGGCACGCAAAGTTAATGTTTTGAAGTGCACTGAGCCTTAGTTGATTTTGGAATTCTGCTTCTCCACAAAGaaaacgcattttttttttttcattacttCACTATGGGCCAATAGCCTACCAGCCCAACCACCTGCCCTAAGAGATTCAAATTTAGATTTTGTTACGGTAATCAGAAACTGTCCCACTTTCCCACCCCCGCGTTCAATAATCTGTTCATTTTGGAGACCAATAAGGACCCATGCAAAGCACTCGGGTACGAGTCCGGGTTCGTGCGATCCTTTTCAGTAGACCAGTAAGCACCAGAATTCATTTTCGAAAATCAATCGTAGCAGCCTACGATCATAGTAgccttttcgtttcgttttgcaaaTTAATTTCTCCAACATTCGGTTTTGGCGCCATGCGGAAGACAAAAGGAAATGCACTAGGCCATACTTTTTACGCCACCGTAAGTAAGTTTTGTACGTTGCGCTCATACTAAATATTTATTTCGCTTTTGGAGATTGGAGAAAATAGCCTAGACGATTTCAGAGCGCCTCAATCCTACTGTATCGCCCAAATGTGTTTCTATGTATCCCTAATATGCATATGTTATTGAATTCGCGTCTAACAAAACGATTTgtgataaaaaaagggaatgtaTGAAACGAATGTTTTATTACTATTAGTTTAGAATACGATCAACTGTTGATGAAAACATGTCCTGTAAGAATTGCCTGAAAGTGTAATGGGAGTTTGTGGCATTCAGAGAAATGCATTCAATGTAGAGTACAAGGGCAGTAATAGAAAACTAACCCCTTGCCAGAAATCAACTAAAAACACAAActtaaagaaaaataaaatgaattaaaaacgAGTTATTACAAAGAAAACAAGGGTGAagcaaaattttattttcatgcCAGCCAAACGATCAATACAAAACCGATCTAGCTTTACATTGGTTATTAAACCTTACATGGTTTATCCGAATGGACAATATCGCGCAACATTAAACAGGAATTTTCGATGAAAACTGGACAGATTTTAGTCTatctgctactactgctgctctgaaccagacacaaacaaaccaaccagctTGTTTGTTGTCTTTGACTGATAATATGTGAGCACAAATGCTGTTCAAAGTGCAACCGCTCTGCTCTCTAATGCAGTGCATTTAGGAACTTAGTGATTTCAAATGGACCAGAGTTTCAGTTCTTTTGTCGGTCGACAGCATACCACTTTATGAAACCCCAACGATTAATGGCTGGTACCCAAGCACATCCATGAGTTGAATCAGTTGTGTGGTTGTTGTCTCAATTATTGTTAAAAATACTAAAGAATGAATTAGTGAGTCTACTTATTGTCAAAAGtgcattgaaaatgaaataatgacATGTTGTAAggttggtgaaaaaaaatccaagaaAATATCACCAACATGATCAGCAGCATAACCTAATCATGGAGCCATCATGTCAAACGTACACGCCTATTAATTGTCGCTTAACAATACCCAGAAACACTGCTCAATCGGTTGTCTACTAGTCTGTTGAGATAAAAAGCAAGCTTTCCTCCCGCGTATGGCGTGTTTGCACACATTAATCTATGTAACGACACACCACTGCGGGATGTAGGTTAGTGTGGACTAGGACACGAAGCCGCTTAAACCTTCTAAATCGGGTCCACTTTCAACCTAAGGATTTGCTTCTCACAACACTGCCCTGATCCTTCCAATAATTCAGTTGTGTTTGCCATCCATCTTTTCTATCCATCCAGAAGATATCGCCATCCATCTATCTATAAAATCTgtcttttatgtttattgcaaTTTGCTATATTCGTGGGGAGATTTCGGAATTGTAATTAGTTTCCTTTCAAAATATGTCGCGAGGGCGGCAGGGGGAAAGATATCTCGTGTTGCCTTATATatgttttacaattttcgtTTAAAATCCACCAACTGTATCAACGTCTCTTACAATACTCCAGTGATACTCGTGATATTGTTAATGATGGATAGGCATTTATACTAATCAGCTAACTGTTCATAATCCAGCATGTACTGGATATCGTATGAAGTTATTAAAAATTGTTCAGCAACATTGATAGTTGGTTACCGGCTGATAGGCCTACCGGCAACATGGTGACTGATGCTCACAGTTGATGGTTTACTACTTTGCTGAATTTATTAGTGATCTACAGTCCACTGCATTAATGTTAGCACTTATACTAGCTTATCTATTTTTTCACCAATGGCAAAATAGCTTGTTCTTAAGTTTTGTACGATGTAGCGAATCGAGCGGAGTAACACACATCAGTTTAGCAATTTATCCGAATCAATTAATACAGTTTAATACAAATTTACAATTAATACAAATTTACGCTATTATTCCTTGAATAGCCTCATCTGTTTTCTCCTTTTGAACTTACAataaaccagcaccagcttggCTCGGGGTAATGGTGGAATCCCGTGCAGCTAATTATCGGAATAACATTCTGGCCAATTCGCGGTGTTCATCTACTGTTAAGAAAATGAACGCGATGAGTAAGAGTCACTGGCGAATATATTCCAAAAAATCCGTTTCATGCAACACGTAAAAGCTTGCGAATTCACGTTCTGATCTATGCTGGTAATAGAGGGGCCATCTGTGAACATGCTGCAGCCGGTTTGTGCGACTATTACCCTTGCAGCACTTATTTTACCGAAACATATGAATAAATAGTCTTTAGTATGTAAAATGGATAACGTTGTCTATTTACAAGTAGATAATCCTAAGAGCCTGTGCAGACGGCATGAGATTTGGTCAGTATCTATACATTGGGGACAGCCTACATAGCTCACAGCACAAGGTCTTTGCAACGTGCCAGTACCGTCGTTGTGAGCGAACTGAATAGTGGGGAAAAAAATCGGAGAAAAATACAAATTAGTGTATAAACTCAATGGTATAATGCGTGAACGGCATGTGTGCTCAGTAGTACTATCACGGCATCATGAATTATTCAAacgagcaaagcaaacaaaacgtaaAC
This window contains:
- the LOC125954649 gene encoding probable E3 ubiquitin-protein ligase makorin-1; the protein is MSSPIECSVQSAIRSDTITALAGNTCHFYRLGCCRFGSTCRFVHSFDSYSGELIAGGDAPAGTMGPNESNPLSANTITSLGTPVADATVHKVKSGVANHQQPITGSHYESAKPEASDAAAPAALSPPPPPSVGDRTHCRAASEVEPKRIPPSPLDPSIWIKAPVFVPRSRVNDDAGAAASPPVAGLPLPQTSANATIDLERQPAEPEEDTGCTSDDGACAVSTLSYASIVKQKDNHNGSGLVISANTQLCTYFERHGYCPLDDCCSVHGELCELCGKYALHPMNQEQQRKHNAECIKQHELDMEHSFAVQRSRDKTCGVCLEIILEKPPREQRFGILPNCNHIFCLECIRTWRKMSNFENNIKRGCPTCRTPSDFVCPSFVWVESGEEKERLIVDYKKACNSTDCKHFRKGAGTCPFGNRCFYRHATPDGELVDVGAPSRRHGDIRGQIRRNNHVQLQNFFFHILNQRSMLLDDFVTYLLSDDEESEGSDFYDFEF